GAACAAATGAAGCTCAAAGAGGCGCAAATGATCTAAAAGATGGGATTAACAAAGCCAAAGATGGAGTTGTTGAACTAGCCAAAGGTTTACCTGTTTTAGCAGATGGAGCAAAACAAATTTCTTTTGGATTAGCCCAAACGGCAAGTGGAAATCAACAAATCGCAGCTGGATTAAATCAAGCTAAGAATGGGCTATCCCAATTAAAAGAAAAATCGCCAGTGATTCTAACAGGGCTTGCAGATTTATCTGGTGGTCTTGGTCAAATTCAGAAAGAAGGGACAAGGCCATTAGTTACTGGAAGTCAACAAGTAAGTAAGGGTTTATCCCAACTACAAACGGGAACAAGCCAACTTTATGAAGGAAGTAAGCAAGTTACGACAGGTATGAAAAATATACAAATGTCTATTGATCAATTAAAACTTGCCATAGATCAAGGATTGCCAGCTAGTGAGATTAAAAATCAACTTGACCTAATCTCTCAGGGAATGAACCCATTAATTGAAGGCCAAAAGAATGTTGAGATGGGGTTAGCTGATGTAAACTCTAAATTACCTGATTTGATCAATGGACAACAACAAGTTGCAGGTGGTCTTGTAGTTGTGGATCAAAAGATAGGAGAGGCTCAAGCTGGTGCTAGTCAACTTGAAACCGGATTTAGCCAATATGCAGCTGGTATCGATCAACTCTATACAGGTGTTTCAGAAGCACAAGCTGGTGTACAAACGATCAGTCAGGCTGAAGGGAAAATGGCAACAGCTTCAATTGATTGGATGAATGGAGCCAATAAAGCGGCAAAAGGTTCATTAAGTTTGAAGGATGGTTTAGGACAATTATCTGATGGCTCAAGCCAACTTGCGTCTGGTCTTGTTGATATTAAAGATGGAGCTAATACGTTAAGTCTCAAGTTAAAAGATGGGGCTACAGAGATTCAAGACCAAAAGCCAACATCATCTCAACTTGAACAAATGGCATCGCCACTTGAAATCAAAACAGAGATAATCGATCCTGTTCCGAATTATGGTACTGGATTTGCACCTTACTTTATTTCTCTCGCATTATGGGTAGGTGCATTGATTCTCTTCTTTGTCATTGATGTGCACGCTATTGATCAAGTTCCAATGCGAACAAGTTCATGGGTATTAGGAAAATATCTGCCTTTAGTCATTGTGGGTACCATTCAAGCAGTGATTTCCTCTGCTGTGCTGCAATTTATTTTAGGCTTAGATCCTGCACATCCTATTTTGTTCTATCTCTATAATATTTTGTTATCGATGACCTTTATCGCCGTCATTCAAGGTTTGGTATCCATCTTAGGAGATGCAGGGAGATTCTTAGCAATCGTCCTTTTAATGTTACAATTAACATCAAGTGCAGGAACATTCCCACTTGAATTAACACCAAAGTTCTTCCAAAATATTAGTCCATATTTACCAATGACTTATTCGGTAAAAGGATTAAAAGAAATTATCTCTGCTGGAGATACCTCGATTATTCTTCACACTGTTTTTGTTTTACTCTTTATCGCAGTAGGAGCTTTTATAACAACAGTGATCTTATCGAAAGGAAAAATTGCTCATTTACAACAAGAACGACAAAACGCTACACCAGTGAATATATGATAAAAAACAGCTTTAGTGACCAACCACTAAAGCTGTTTTTTTCCACTTTCCCCTATCTGTCGTGGGAATAAATCGATATAAAGAAATGGGATACGGATTACGACCAATATAGGGATAATAATATCAAATAGAAGATGGATCATCTGATCATTCACCATTTTTTCGTCCCACCTTCTGACTTTCATTAAGTTCTTCAAGACGTTTGGCTTCATTATCTTTTAATTCTTGAAAAATAGGTAAAGAATCTTTTGGTAAGACTTCAATATGATGATGAACGGTATGAGCTAAATCTAGAATAAATTGTTTCGAACTATCAGCAATATTTTGGTGAATATCAATATATGCTAATAAACTAAGGTAACTGCCAATAAGAGCATCTTTATCTTCCTCAAGCAATGTATGAATCTGTTCTAATCTTGTCATCTCCTTATCCCTCCAAAAAATAGCTTTTCCCAAAAATAAATAAACATGAAATGAAAGATATTTTTTAGAAGGGAAAGAAATTAAAACGAGTCTGTTTGATAAACAGATAATCCGAACGGTTCATATTTGATCCATTCTTTCACTTGAAGGATAAAGATAATTTGAATAAAAAGGAAAAATCGATAACCAATGAATAAAACAAAAAGAGATAAATTGACAAGATAAAAAGGTTCAGGTAAAAAGAGAAGCATCCAAAAAAAAGTAAGGCTAGAAAAGAAAAACATCATTGTTTCATATTGTTTATACTCTTTAATGCTTAGCATTCGTTTAGGTACTATGCCGAACCAAGGTAAGAGAGAAAAATAAAATTGAATAGAAGCTCTAATTCGCCATAGACTTAACAGATTCCAAAATAAATAAGAAAAAAAGTATATGTTTACAATAAGTATAAAGGTTGGAAGAAAAGGCTGATGTAGTTGGTGAAAAGGAACGGTAAAGACACTACCAAGAAACAGGAGATATACACTAAGCCATAATGGCGATTTGCGTAAGCGGCGAATTAATTTATAATTATAGATTGTTTTGTCCATGACCAATCACCGTAAAAAAAGAAGTTTATACTTATATTATCACATGGAGAATTGAACGAAGAATAGTACCAAGTTATAGACGTAAAGTTTTGTTTTGTAAGGGGAATTTTGGATGAAAAAAGAAAAACCAATTCAATTTATTCATGATCGAAATTGCTGGATTGACACTTCGCAAAACGGACTAATTGTTTTAACAAACCCGCAAAAGATCGGGGAAGCCAATTCCCTCGAACAATATCTAAAGAAAATTGGCTCTAAGATCGAAGTGGCTGTCTTGATCAAAACGAGACGCAAAGGGAAACCATCGGTTATAATGGGTGGAAATCCAAATGGTCCATATACTTGTCGCTTAAGACAACAGCTTTCACGGAAATATACTCCTTTTTTGTTTTTGAAAAGCCATGAAGCAGAATTACTATCCCTAATCTTGAAAGATAAAAGGTATTTAAATTGGTATCTACATACCGTTGAGTCTGTAATTTTTAGAGATATAGATCCGAAGGCCATTGAAAAAGGCTTAATTTTGTATTCCAATTACTATTTACCGAAGAATGAGAAACCACTTGATCTTGATTGGCTGAAACGTCAATTAGATGATTTAAGCAGGAAACATGTTCTGCATATCATAACATTTTGGGGAACACCGAGGAATGAAGTAACAAAAGAAATTTCCCGTCATCCAATAAAAAAAGTTTTTGTATATCCTACCAATTCATCTTGGAAAAATACAGACCCCAAAATAGAAATCGTGAATGATTTTTACCAATCAACACAGCATGCTGATGTGCTGATTATCGGTGAACCAAGGGAAGAATTTATGACCATTTCATTTCCAAAAATAGCGAGATCAATGAGTAAAAAAATCCTCATCGATCCTTTTTATCTGTTTGAACGAGAGGAAATGAATATATTAAACTGGAATTATATTTTTAGAAGCGTTAGAACATCCAAACCCATATATTAGTAAAAATCTTGATAAAAAGGTTTAGAATTACTCTGGAATGGGGATAATGGTTTTTAAAATCATAAAGGAGGAAATTCATGAAATCGATTGAACATATCTGTGTGATGTGTGGTCATAAAGAGAAAGAGGGGATCTTCATTCAGGGTGGTTTTATTTGTGATGATTGTGAGGAAGATATTGTCCATACGGAAGTAGAAGATGAGAAGTATCACTATTTTGTTCAACAACTAAAACAACTTTGGTTAAAAAACGCGTAATTCAAAATCAGAGACAAGGTGCAAGTCTCTGATTTTTTGTTTGTACTTCTAGACGAAAGTATGATTAAATAAGGAAAATTAGAGTTTAAAAGATGATTAGAAGGAAGACAAAAATGAAGAAGCAAAATACGTACCTCTTTGAACAATTACAATTGCATCATCAGAAACGACCTATTTCCTTTCATGTACCTGGCCATAAGATGGGAAAGGGGTTTGACCCTTTAGGAAGGGAATTCTTTCAAGATATTCTCCAAATTGATCTAACAGAGGTCTCAGGGCTTGATGATCTACATCAACCGGAGAGTGTGATCTTAGATTCTGAAAAAAGAGCAGCGAGAGTGTTTAAGGCAAAAGCAACCTTTTTCCTTGTGAATGGAAGTACTGCTGGAAATTTAGCAATGATCCTTGCTACTTGTAAACCAGGGGACAAAATTATTGTTCAAAGAAATGTACATAAATCGGTCATTCATGGGTTGATTTTGGCAAAAACGATCCCTATTTACGTTCAACCAGAATATATTCCCTCTTTAGGGATTTGGGGGAGTGTCAGCCTTGAGACCATCGAAAAGGCATTAATGGATCATCCAGAGGCGAAAGCAGTCTTATTAACGAATCCCAATTATTATGGGATTGGTGTCGATTTAACGGAAATCGCCCGATTGGTACATCGTTACCGAATTCCTTTACTCATTGATGAAGCTCATGGTGCCCATTTTGGATTTCATAAGTCTTTTCCAAAGTCTTCTATTCAAATGGGAGCCGATCTCGTAGTACAATCTACTCATAAAACATTATCTGCAATGACAATGGGTTCAATGCTCCATGTTAATTATGATTCATTGATTGATATCGAACGTCTCAAATTCTTTCTATCAGTCGTTCAAACATCTAGCCCATCTTATCCTATAATGGCTTCGTTGGACTTAACTTGTCGTCTCATTGAAGAAAAAGGAGAATCGCTTTGGGATCCTGTTCTAGAGTGGCTTCAGTGGTTTGACGAAAAGGCTTCAACATTAGATGGAATTCAGGTACAACATTTGATCCCAAGTCAATATTTTACTGATCCATTAAAAAGAACGATTCAAAGTCAGATTCCGAAAGTATCCGGTTTTGATCTACAAAGACAATTAGAAGAAAGCAATATCTTTACTGAACTAGCAGATCGATGGAATACTTTAGCGATTATGACTTATGGTAATACACTTGGGGATATAAAAGCTTTGTATCATTCATTATCCATCATCGATCAGCTTTATCAAGAAGATTTGTTGAAAGAAGGAAAAAGCATTCCATCTATGGAATTTAACTTTCATCAGATTGATCAAGAGCAAACAAGTACGATATCCTTGGATCAAGTGATATATGGGAGGAAAAAGGTTGTACCGCTGAAAGCCTCAGTGGGAATGATTGCTGCAGAAATGGTGATCCCTTATCCACCTGGGATACCGTTGATTCAATTAGGGGAGAGAATCACAAAGGGAATGGTATCTTACCTTTTGGAATTAAAAGAAATGGGTTCAAAGTTCCAGGGTGTAGTAGATCCAACCATTTCTACGATAAATGTGGTTGACGTATCGTGAGGAGGATCAGATTGAAAGGATTATTTATTACTTTTGAGGGTCCAGATGGTGCTGGAAAAACAACGCAAGTTTCCCTTTTAGCTGAATATCTGGAGAAACGGGGTTTTGAATATATAACCACAAGGGAACCTGGTGGTACA
This window of the Tepidibacillus fermentans genome carries:
- a CDS encoding YhgE/Pip domain-containing protein, encoding MNGLQCARNELKRLWSSRFTRIALIAVALMPLLYSSLYLWAFWDPYKNLNQLPVAVVNNDKGTTYDGKKLEVGKELVDTLKDDKELDWHFVSDDEARKGLKDQKYYIVIRIPENFSEQAASVKNQSPVKPVIEYIPKESRNMLAAQLGERVIEQLKTKLSEKLTKEYLDTMTSSLEDVQLGFNKAADAAKQLSDGTNEAQRGANDLKDGINKAKDGVVELAKGLPVLADGAKQISFGLAQTASGNQQIAAGLNQAKNGLSQLKEKSPVILTGLADLSGGLGQIQKEGTRPLVTGSQQVSKGLSQLQTGTSQLYEGSKQVTTGMKNIQMSIDQLKLAIDQGLPASEIKNQLDLISQGMNPLIEGQKNVEMGLADVNSKLPDLINGQQQVAGGLVVVDQKIGEAQAGASQLETGFSQYAAGIDQLYTGVSEAQAGVQTISQAEGKMATASIDWMNGANKAAKGSLSLKDGLGQLSDGSSQLASGLVDIKDGANTLSLKLKDGATEIQDQKPTSSQLEQMASPLEIKTEIIDPVPNYGTGFAPYFISLALWVGALILFFVIDVHAIDQVPMRTSSWVLGKYLPLVIVGTIQAVISSAVLQFILGLDPAHPILFYLYNILLSMTFIAVIQGLVSILGDAGRFLAIVLLMLQLTSSAGTFPLELTPKFFQNISPYLPMTYSVKGLKEIISAGDTSIILHTVFVLLFIAVGAFITTVILSKGKIAHLQQERQNATPVNI
- a CDS encoding sigma factor G inhibitor Gin, whose amino-acid sequence is MKSIEHICVMCGHKEKEGIFIQGGFICDDCEEDIVHTEVEDEKYHYFVQQLKQLWLKNA
- a CDS encoding aminotransferase class I/II-fold pyridoxal phosphate-dependent enzyme, with product MKKQNTYLFEQLQLHHQKRPISFHVPGHKMGKGFDPLGREFFQDILQIDLTEVSGLDDLHQPESVILDSEKRAARVFKAKATFFLVNGSTAGNLAMILATCKPGDKIIVQRNVHKSVIHGLILAKTIPIYVQPEYIPSLGIWGSVSLETIEKALMDHPEAKAVLLTNPNYYGIGVDLTEIARLVHRYRIPLLIDEAHGAHFGFHKSFPKSSIQMGADLVVQSTHKTLSAMTMGSMLHVNYDSLIDIERLKFFLSVVQTSSPSYPIMASLDLTCRLIEEKGESLWDPVLEWLQWFDEKASTLDGIQVQHLIPSQYFTDPLKRTIQSQIPKVSGFDLQRQLEESNIFTELADRWNTLAIMTYGNTLGDIKALYHSLSIIDQLYQEDLLKEGKSIPSMEFNFHQIDQEQTSTISLDQVIYGRKKVVPLKASVGMIAAEMVIPYPPGIPLIQLGERITKGMVSYLLELKEMGSKFQGVVDPTISTINVVDVS